The Rattus rattus isolate New Zealand chromosome 16, Rrattus_CSIRO_v1, whole genome shotgun sequence genomic interval ATATGGTGTGGGTTGGTCTCAGACTCACACAAGTTTGAGCTCTTACTCTGCCAGACACTCTTCTGAGGACCCTTGAGTTACTGACATAGTGTTTCTTTAAGGCGCtattaaaaatcacatatttatttgtgagcacacatgtgcacagcacGCATGTGGAGATGAGGGGACAATTTTCAGGACTAGTTTCTCTCCCTTCCACCACTCAAGTCCCAGTGATCAACGTCTGTTCATCATGTTTGGCGGAAAGCACCTTCCCCCCTGAACCATTTCAGTTCGAATCTTGGGAAacagtatttctctctctctctctctctctctctctctctctctctctctctctctctctctctgtgtgtgtgtgtgtgtgtgtgtgtgtgtgtgtgtgtgtgtgtgtgtgtgcatgtgtgctggtgggcaggcagaagagggtgtcaaaccCCTTGGCTGTGCAGTTGCAGGTGCTTGTGGACACCAGGCTTCTTGGTTAAGAAGTccagggggttggagagatggttcagtggttaagagctcttccagaggtcctgagttcaattctcagcaaccacatggtggctcacaaccatctataatgggatccaatgccctcttctggtgtgtctgaagatggtgacaatgtacttatatataataataataataaaaatataaaaaaagacgTCCAGGCCTGAGATTGCACAGGCGCTCTCACTGGCTGAGCCAACATCAGCCTGTGACACAGTAAATCCTCAGCCCACAAGCGGGTTTTCCCAGGTGCCTTGGGAATGAGTAGACATGCGGCAGACCTGAGACTTGAACTTGATGTCAGTGGTCCACGTCGTCCTGTCTCCTCGCTACAGAGCTCATCACATGAGCTGTCATACCCGTTAACTTGTACTTCCTTCTAGACTGGCCACTGCTGGGTCCCCGTTGAAGGGGCATATTGAGACCGTGAGGAATCATAACCATGGGGTCCAGTTCAGTTACACGAGGACGAAGGCGGTGGTCACAACGTGAAGTTTCCCTGGGGACCTGCTGGAAAGAGGCCTTAGTACCTTCCAGGATCAGTCTCCTGGTCTGGGAATTTAAAAGTGCTCTTAGCTCCGAGAGGCTGTAGTAAAAATAACAGGCAGGATGCCCCAGATAGGATTTCCTCCTAAGCGAAGGCTGTTCTCAGCCAGGGTTACCCCAATACCCTCTCCCACCATCATGAGCTGCTCCACCACAGAGCTAATCCCCTACTGGTTCCTCATTGCAGAAAACCTTACAGCAGAAAACATGGCTCCAGCACGGGTAGAAACACCACCGGCCGCTGGAGAGGATGATGTCAGACCCGAGCCTGCCTGGAAATAGCCTTGGGAGGCTCTGTACACGGAGAGGCCAGGCGGTCCCTCGGGAGGCAGCGAGAGATGGCATTTGTGCAGAACTGTCACCTCAGTGCCGCGAGAAGACATTTGATGGCCCAGTCCCTTCTCAAGGGTGACCCGAAATATTTCCCGCAGAAGTcagaacattttttattggatttttttttaatttacatttcaaatgttattccctttcccggtttagcATTTTTAAATGGTTATTTTGACTGGCTTGTGTTAACAGTACCTACTGGTAGGGTTCAGTGTGATATCTCCACTTGAGTACACAGTAGGCTCTCATCCATCTCTCTTTATCCCTCTACCACCCCTGAAAACccacatccttctctgtctctagtAACTGACTTTTTTCTTAAGTTCAGCCTCCCAGTGCTGCGGCTGAAGGCGCATGCTACCAGGACCGATTTTGCTAAACCCTCCCAGTTCTGATGTGCATATCAGCTCAGCAAAAGGTTGGTTGCATGAGCTCCCAGGAGTTGACCCTGTGCTCCCTAAAGCAAACCCTGTGTGGTTCGGAGGGTAAGAGAACAGGCGGGGGCAGCTTCCCTGAGTCCGACCCTTAGCAAACACTGAGGTCTGGGGGTGATTCTCTGAGTCACGGTCTCAGGTCTCTGTTTCATTATCTGAGCCTATGAGAACAGCATTTATCGATCGGCTGGGGACTAACATAACCAGTGAGGGCCTGCCATGTGACAAGCGTTGGGGATCACACCAGTAAAGAACTCCAAGTCCTGGTTCCCATGTGTTTAATAGGAAGGCAGACActaattctataaatatttaatgtaacaGCCGGCGGCAAGTGTGACGGGGTAGGTAAGGTGCTGGAAGGCAGACGGAGTGTCAGCATAAGGAGGAGTTGTTTTGCTTAAGGATGGTCAAGGAAGGCCTTCTGATAAGATGCTCGCAAGCACGGGGAAGGTGGCTAGCACACGCGTAATCCCAGCGCTCGGAAGACTGAACTTTATGAATGGGAGgctgtacagtgagaccctgtctgtctcaaacacaaagacAGCAACAACAGGCCCACACGATCGGCCGTTGTGGGGTCTCtgacctgtgatcctagcacttgggaggctgaggcaggaagactgccaaGAGCTCAAGATCAGCTGGAGCTGCACAGTTCCGGGTCATTCTGGCTGCCGAGGGGACTCCAAGTCAGCCTGGATTACAGAATGACACCCTGTCTAAAAAAGCTCGAAAGCAGAATCAAAAGTGACCTGTCTAAAACAAACCAAAGGGCAGGCGATATGGGCGAGCAGtcaggagtgcttgctgctcttgcagaggatccaggttctatTCCACGCACCCTCAACCATTGAGGGTCACCGTggcttgtaactctagctccagagtgtctagcgccctcttctggcctctgtgagcactacacatacatggtgcacatatagcTAAGCAggcgcacacacagagatatacatacatacacatatgtctacatgtgtatatgtatatatgtacacataaaataatgtaatttttgagacagggtttctctgtgtagccatggctgtcctggaactccctctgtagaccagactggtctcgaactcacagagagccacctgccctctgcctcccaaggggtGGGACTAAAGGCGTGGCCACCAAGCCCACCAAgtataaataagtaatttttaaaaagaataaaatcagggTGGGCTACGAAGGCGAGTCAGTGAACTAagcatgtggtatgtatatataacaaGGTTTGGATCCGCTTCATCAATGGTGATGCCATTGCTCCGTGGTGAGCTccgtaggcttagattttttttaattaattaatttatttttatgtatatggtgctctatctgcatgtatacctgcgtgccagaagagggcatcagaactcattacaaatagtttttttttaaagatttatttattattatatttatgtgagtacactgtacctgtcttcagacacaccagaagatggcattggatcccatcacagatggttgtgagccaccatgtgggtgctgggaattgaactcaggatccctggaagagcaggcagtgctcttaaccatctctccagcgtcaggcttagatttttctaatcccactttatttagggttcttgaaCGCTCCCTGCTCTTAACCATTTCTCCAGCAtcaggcttagatttttctaatcccactttatttagggttcttgaaCGCTCCGAGCTCCCTTCTAACCCACTGACTAGCGGTTGGGGAGAAAGGTTAATGGGAAAGGGGGTTGTGGACCTTTTAGTAGTAGCTCTTTGGGCGACTCAactctttgttgtcaggataccagcagttcagTCCAACAGCAAACACCAAAGAGGAATCGTGGGCAGCGGCTTGATCCGCAGGAATCATAAGACGCTGCTGAGTTGGCAAGAGTGGACAGAAGCGGCAAGAATTGGCCGGAATACTACAAGTTCTTTGATGCCTTTCGCTGGCGGAGACCAAGGAAGCATTGCATGGTGTCGCGACGCAAGAGTGACCTCTCGCTGTTCATGGGTTTCCATTTATACACTTTCTTaacatcatgtgttttttccAAGCATCTGTTTCCGCAAAACATCCTCTCTTGAGACAGCTTCCTGAAAGACATCACGAGGAGACACAACTGGGTTTCCGCTTCAAGCCGTTATAACCGCAGGGCGAGGAGACACGGGATAGAAGAGCCAATGGTCAGCTAGCTGAAACAGCAAGCGTCCATGAGACCCCCCTCTCGCTAATACGAAAGGAGAAGAGCCTTAGAGGAAACCTCGACATCCGGTCGCCATTCAGGCACCATCCCCCAAGCCTTGAGTTTAATAGGGACCGATTAATATGACTCTCTGGGGCAGAACTCTTGCAGACAGAGAAATAAGTATGCACAAAGGTCCCCCCGGAAGAGCGTCCCCCGGAATGTCTATGGAGACATAAAGGATCTAGTGTAGCAAGAGAGAAGAGATCTGACTCCATGCACAGCGGATTCACTGATGGACTGCACGGCAAAGGCATTTATGTGCAGGGCTGACGTGAGGAGTTCAGTCCACAAATCCCACAGGGCGGCAGATCAGAGtttaatagacacacacacacacacacacacacacacacacacacacacaatatgtttttaaatatatatgtagtgAGTGACGGAATAGCAGTGACAAGATCTAAAAATGATGGGGAGTGCGACAGGAATAGAATTGCCAGAACAGAGCAGGTAGAGTAAAAGCATCCCGTTCCAAGGCTGGCGACATAGTGAATTTGATGCTGGCTTGGTACACTTGAGATGCTGCctgaaacaaaatagaattttaaaatgtttactatagggctggagagatggctcagtggttaggaacatcaactgctcttccaaaggtcctgagttcaattcccagcaaccacagggtggttcacaaccatctgtgatgggatcccatgccctcttccggtgtgtactcagtaaaataaatatttttttttttggttctttttttcggagctggggatcgaacccagggccttgtgcttcctaggcaagcgctctaccactgagctaaatccccaaccccaaaataaatattttaaaaaactgtttacTATAGATTTAAGCACAAGAGTGAGGGCTCAAGATAATACACATTCAGTAAGTGTGATGaatcacacctctaatcccagcacttgggaggcagagacagttgtATtacggtgagtttgaggccaacctggtctatgtagtgagttccaggccagacagggctacatagtaagacacactctctctctttttttctttttctttttttcggagctggggaccgaacccagggccttgtgcttgctaggcaatcgctctaccactgagctaaatccccaaccccagtaagaCATtctcttaaacaacaacaacagccaggTCGTGAtggatgcatgcctttaatcccagtgagagttagaggcaggtggatcaatctctaagttcgaggccagcctggtctacagagtgagttccaggtcagccagggctacacagagaaaccttgtctcaaaaacaaaacaaaacaaaacaaaacaaaaactactcCCCATTCTTTGTACCTACAGTCTTATTTTTCAGGACTGTCTAAATTCAGTCATCCGAGGCTATGCATAGATTGTCTGACGGTTCCTGAACTTAAGAGCTCCTGTTCAACCTTCACACCttccaggattacaggtgtgatcCACCATACCTAGCCTTGCCAAGAGTTCTTAATCTGAGGCATAAGGACCCAAGGGGGCCTGACATATAGTTATCTTCCTCCCTGACATTGCCTGTTAAACTATGAATGGATTTTTTtataaagcttttttttaaaatttattggaaACAAGGTCTTATTGTGTAGCCCCTCCCCCTGAACTCCCCCACTAGCcaggaacttgctttatagaccaggctggcccagcatttcttttgtagaccaggctgacctcgagctcatagagatctgcctacctctgcctcctgagtgctgggatttaaggaaCGTGCCACTATATTCtgcaagagttttattttttgcaCACAAGTACATGCCTTTGCgccatatatgtacatgtgcactcagagaccagagagagtgcgattcccctggagctggagttaaagaagGTTATAAGTCACCATGAATATGCTGGGAGGGACTGGAAcacaggttctctggaagaacagccagtgctcttaaccactgagctatatctctacGGCTCTGCTATGAATGCATTTATGTAGGTGAGGTTTAGGGGCTCAAGATGGCTAAGTTTGTAaacagcacttactgctcttgtaatGGAGTGGAGtttcattctcagcacccacgggaaagagctcacaactgtttgtatcTGTTCCAGAAATTCTTTCGCCCTCTTGTGGCATCtacaggtactgcacacacatgatgcacattcACGAAGCTCAAACAGTAAGACACATATACATTtagataagtctttaaaaaaagaaaaaaacctagttcagggggctggagaaatggctcggcggtccggaaaaaaaaaaaagaaaaaaaaaaaaaaaaaagagcactgactgctcttccagtggtcctgagttcaattcccagcaatcaaatgtggttcacaaccatctgtgatgggatctgatgtcctcttctggtgtgtctgagaacagctacagtgtactcgtataaatgaaaatatcactatattCCTAAAAGGTGCTATAATTTAAGCTATTTTAAACTATTAAATACTTACAACTGGAAAGATGGCCAGTGAAGgacccttgctgctcttgctgaagaccagtttggttcccagcacccacatgtggcAACTTACATCCCTTCATAACACCAGCTCTAAGGTACCTGGCACCTTCTGCCtctgagggcacacacacacacacacacacacacacacacacacacacacgcacgcatgacCCAATACACACAAGATCCAATACATAATTAAACGTACATCTTtttgctgtatgtatgtgtgggtttttgagacagggtttttccgtgtagccctggctgtcctggaactcactttgtagatcaggccggcctccaactcagagatccacctgcctctgcttcctgagtgctgggtgtgccaccaccatccagcaatacacctgttttttttttttaattgttcataTAGTTcagtatggccttgaactcatcaagCATTTGAGGATGGTTTTGAGTGCATGAGtctgctgcctctacctccttttgttattttgagatagggtctcataccATAGACAAGGCTAATCGCAGACTCTATATGTGGTCCAGAGTGGGCTCTAATTAGAGATTCCCTCCTCGGTCTCTCAGAACTGtgccatatacacatacattttaaacttgggggtgtgtgggtggagacagggtttcactttaCAGCCCAGGCAAGTCTCTAActcacaacaatcctcctgccccatctcACTCTTGCTGGGATTATGAGCcacctgccaccatgcttcccgtgtttggttgtttttgtttcatggagaagggtctcactatgcagcccctggacagcctggaactctctgtagaagAAAGAGGCTATCCTGGGATCAGTCCCATCATCTTCCTCCAagatgccaccacacctggcattccagcctttttttttttcttaaacttttatctttaaaaaggcgtttagacaaaaagaaagaaaaaagaaagcagatatTTAAAAAGTTCTACAGACGAAATTTAACAGATGTTTGTAGAATTcgagggagagagcaggaccaTTGGCCAATCGCTGAGGATATGGAGCTGAAACTAAGTCCAGATTTTTTGGCACCAATTCCAGGGTTCTTTCTGGGTCCAGGAGCTATTCATTGACTCATTAATTCATGGATTCATAATTCATATATTCATTAAATTGCATAAAGCACCTGCTACTTGATTTCGGGTAACTCTGGGAATGCAGCGCTGGCAAAATCTAAGCACCACGGACTTTACAGTCCATATAGGGCGTCACAGAAGAGAATAACAACGGTCTTTAAGAGTGATGACAAGGGTGTCGGGTGCCTTGGAAATCGCGGAATTAGAAGTCAGCGAGGAAAGGAGAATGGCGCTTCCGATAACGTCATTTGTTCTCGGCATTTCAGATCCTGTCCAGGGATTCCAAAGAAGGtagcagttaaaaacaaaacaaaacaaaaaaaaatctcacagaaGCTCTATTCAGCGAACATCCTCACCCAGcagcagaggagggaggtggggcacAGGTATGAAGCGCATGCGCAATCTCGCTCGTGCGGTCCCGAGGGTTTGGACCAGGACCGAAAATGTGCGCAGGCGCTACAATTCCTAGCCAGGTCTGAGAAGGCGTTGCCCAATGGAAACTTCGTTTGGCGTCTCTGTCCCGCCCCCTTCCGGGACCCCATTTCCGCTTCCGGCGCGCCGGGGTAGTTCCAAGATGGTGTCGGCTGTGCTGAGTGCGTCTCGAGTCTCTGGGCTGCTGGGCCGGGCCCTCCCACGGGTGGGGCGGCCCATGTCGAGAGGCGCCCACGGCGAGGAGGGTTCAGGTACCCTCGGGCTCGGGTGGGCGTGGGGGCCTCAGTGGCTGGCACGCGGCCTGGCGGGGCCGTGACCTTGGCGGGAGGCCTTGCGGGAGGGAGCGGCCGAGGCTGACATTCTGGCCCCGCCGCAGCTCGTATTTGGAAGGCCCTCACCTACTTCGTGGCGCTGCCCGGGGTGGGAGTGAGCATGCTCAACGTTTTCCTGAAGTCGCGACACGAAGAGCACGAGAGACCCGAGTTCGTCCCCTACCCCCATCTCCGCATCAGGACTAAGGTACGCGCTGCGCCTCTGCTGTCCTTCAAGCGTCCGTTATTTCTGGGTTGTCCACTCCCCAGTCCCAGCCCTTGGTGCGCTAGGATCTCGGCTGCCTGTCTATCCGCGCAGactgaacattttatttactcTCGTTTTACATGAGGGAAGCCAGTTTGTGGGTCGCGGCTCAATTTTCTTAAAAAGCCGCACAATAAATGCCCCTGGATTTTCAACTCCCCCAATTTGTCATCTTTTGTCTTCTGGTGCACTTCAGATGCTGTTTCCTGAATGAAAGCTTATAGTTTTGGGGTGTCCTTTTATAGAGGCAGATCCTGAAGGTGATTTACAATCCGGGCGTTAGGCTTGAGCACAGACTGCCGGTTTGTGTAGACAGTTTTAATATGTCTCGATGAATTTTTAACAAGGCTGTTTATTTGCTCCTTAAATTGTATCACCTAATTCACATAGGACTAGCCTTGCAGAAACTTAATCTAGATTTTTACATCCCACGAGGCTCGATCCCACTCGTGTAcagcctcagcacttgggaggccaaagcAGGCATATCTCCTGAgctcaagaccagtctggtctacatagtgagctccaggacagtcatggGTGAGAAAAAGGTGCTTCACAGCATCCTTGCCTTGGCCTCTGCCCAGTAGGTGGCAGTAGTACCCCGGCCTAACCGCCTCTAGAAAATGTGCATGTCTCGCCCCTGACACTTGGGGACTGAAAATAAGAGAATCAGTAGCTCATGGTCATTCTCTGCTTCGTTATGAAGTAGGTTATCTTGGGCCAAAGGGGTTATCACAGATAGCcaaaaatggttgtgagctattgGCCAAGAGCAGTGCTTTTCAAACATGGTgggaaggaactggagagatggcccagtggtttagAGTGGTGCTGCTCATACGGACAGAAGAGCCAGTTTTAATTTCTAGTGCCCAGGTGGGTAGCTCACTACTTTCTTTAGCTCCATATGGGGGTGGGACTGATGTCTTTGGCCTCTGTGGTACACTCATACTTTTGTGCATATGcccacaaagaagaagaagaaggaggaagaggagggggaggaggaggagggagtaatgatcgtaataaaaaataaagccgGCATGGTAGCACagccctttaatctcagcacttaaaaAATCAGGGCTTCAAAGATGCTCAGCAGGTGAAGGAGCTAGCAAGCCCAAGACGGTGCATCAGTGTCTGGGACCCACTGCAGAAGGGGAGAACCTATATAACCCACACAcaagttgtctctgacagtggccgTACATGCACACTCAAAACAAAAGGTACTGAGCAAAAGGATAGAATCTTGGTTGCAGTTTTCTGGTCCTGCATTAAAAAGCATCCATGTCTGCCATCGCCCTTCTGATACAGAAAGGGCCACACCTTGATGGCACAATCCTGGCTGGAGCAGTTTCCAGGGGAAGCTAGGAACTgcttttcttatattaaaaatgttaattacgGATAGATacctatgtatgtgcatatgtacctgtgagtgcaggtgtctgtgggGTCAGAGGTGTGAGATCCCTGCAGCAGTTGTGAGACACCTGATCTGATGTCTGAGAATTTTGGAGGAGCAAGTCTTATGAacggagccatctttccaacatCTTATGTTTTTTAaggtttaatttcttttaaattacgtgtgtgcatgtggatgcccAAGGGAGCCAAAGAGGGCTTCaggttccctggggctggagtagtagcagttatgagctgcctggtgtggatgctgggaaccagacttgtTCTGTTCATGGGCAGAGCAGTACCTGgccttagctgctgagccatctccttcccTGGAGCTACCTGGAGCTTGCTTTACTACCAGCCACTTcagaggagagatggctcggtggttagagcaccggctgctcttccaggggtcctgagttcgatttccagcaaccacatggtggctcacaaccatctgtaatgggatctgaatcCCTCTTTTGTGTGGGTGAAGACATAGtgtttatacataaataaattaaagttacATAAAAAATTTAACAAGAAAAGCTATGGGACAGTTGAAATTATGCCAGTAAAGGACAAATTTccgtttggattttgttttatctgtttcAAGCAGTTGACAGGCAAGTTGTTTGTGAGCATTTTCTGGAAACATCTAATTGCCATCTTCACTCCACAGCCCTTCCCCTGGGGAGATGGTAACCATACCCTCTTCCACAATCCTCACACAAACCCGCTACCGACTGGCTATGAAGATGAGTAAAGAGAACCTGGCCCTTCGCCCAGGCGACAAGGGACCACAGCACTGATTTGGACCCTGACTCTTGTGTGTGGACCACGAAAGCCCATTGGATGCTCAGCTCATCTTTCCTTTATCAGATGGTGACCATTACTTTGCTCCTCCATCCCTTTGCTCGTAAGAGGAGATGGCTTAAATAAATAACTTGAACTGAGATTGTCCGTGGGCTGGGTGCTGCATTTTTATTCTCAGATTAATTACTTTGCTGCTTTGTAGATCTGGTTTATCCACTGAATACGGTTTATAGCTGGCTCCCTGCTGGTTTCTTGTGCTTAGGGTGGCAAAGCCAAGTGACCAAGAACACAGAAAGGTAGAGTTACCACTGGGATGGGCTCCCTAATCAATAGATGATCAATAGAACTGCTGCTGGTTACCAAcactgggctacatagcaagttctaggtcagtccAGGCTGCGCAGAGCCTGAACAAAGGGCCTGAGCTTTAGTCAGCTGTCCTCTGTCACAGCAGGCTTCTCTCGCAATCTACAAAAGGAGCCAAGTTTAGGTGAAGAATCATTTCTCAGTCAGACAGtgatggtgcaggcctttaaaatcccaggactcaggaggcagaggcaggcagagctccgagctccaggccagccatggctacaagggaaaccctgtctaggaaaaacaaacaagactcaGCAGTGGCAGTTTCAAAACAGTGGCATAGCCGTCAACTGCTTGTCAAAATGGAAGACCTTCAAAAGTAGCTGGAGTCAGTCTTGGAGAGGATGGCTGGAGTCAGGTAGGATGAGTGATCATTATGGTCTTTGCAGTTCTCTTGTCAGATGTGGTGTAAAGGAAGTTATGAGTAGCTGCTCCTTTTAGGTGGCTGTAGCCTTGCCTTCGCCATGGGGAGTAGCCGGGTTAAGGCGTGCACCATGCCATTATTTCAATGATTCTCAAGGCTATTCTGGAAGGTAAGTCTCACCTGAGCTGAAAATGACCATTACCATCCCAAAAAAGAAGACTCAAAAA includes:
- the LOC116885358 gene encoding cytochrome c oxidase subunit 6A1, mitochondrial; protein product: MVSAVLSASRVSGLLGRALPRVGRPMSRGAHGEEGSARIWKALTYFVALPGVGVSMLNVFLKSRHEEHERPEFVPYPHLRIRTKPFPWGDGNHTLFHNPHTNPLPTGYEDE